In one Siniperca chuatsi isolate FFG_IHB_CAS linkage group LG14, ASM2008510v1, whole genome shotgun sequence genomic region, the following are encoded:
- the alg8 gene encoding probable dolichyl pyrophosphate Glc1Man9GlcNAc2 alpha-1,3-glucosyltransferase isoform X1: MAAPAADSWSWFPALALGVSFLKCLLISAYHSTDFEVHRNWLAITHSLPVSRWYHEDTSEWTLDYPPLFAWFEFGLSHVAQHFDRNMLVVQNLDYASPSTVLFQRLSVIFTDVVFIYAARECCRCVQGQKGSRDVLNRPSFVLAVLLLWNFGLLIVDHIHFQYNGFLFGFLLLSVAKHLQSCHLQGALLFAVLLNLKHIYLYVAPAYGIYLLRSYCFTQDNKDGSVRWRSFSPLRLLALGGIVASVCALSFGPFIAMGQLPQVLSRLFPFKRGLCHAYWAPNVWALYNMLDKSLAMLGVRLKLLGEAELPRASMTGGLVQEFQHSVLPSVSPSITLVCTLLAILPAVASIWRRPRGARGFLRCLLLCALGSFMFGWHVHEKAVLIAILPLSILAVESREDAGIFLVLTTTGHYSLFPLIFTPAELPIKVVLMLMFTIYSFTALRKLYSGQGSLLRPLESVYLLGLVAVAIACEILFPLSPWQQKLPFLPLLVTSVYCSVGVCYSFLRLYVSLLRQEEEKPKQL; this comes from the exons ATGGCGGCGCCCGCGGCGGACAGTTGGAGCTGGTTCCCAGCGTTAGCACTGGGAGTTTCCTTCCTGAAATGTCTGCTTATCAGCGCCTA TCATTCCACAGACTTCGAGGTGCACAGGAACTGGCTGGCCATCACGCACAGTCTGCCGGTGTCCAGGTGGTACCACGAG GACACGTCGGAGTGGACTCTGGACTACCCGCCGCTGTTCGCCTGGTTCGAGTTCGGCCTGTCCCACGTGGCTCAGCACTTCGACAGAAACATGCTGGTGGTGCAGAATCTGGACTACGCCAGCCCGTCTACTGTACTCTTCCAGAGGCTGTCGGTCATCTTCACTGATGTGGTTTTTATCTACGCTGCCAGAGA gtgctGCAGGTGTGTTCAGGGGCAGAAAGGCTCTCGGGACGTTTTGAACCGCCCGTCCTTCGTCCTGGCTGTTCTGCTGCTCTGGAACTTCGGCCTCCTCATCGTCGACC ACATTCATTTCCAGTATAACGGCTTCTTGTTTGGTTTCCTGCTGCTGTCGGTGGCCAAACACCTGCAG TCGTGCCAcctgcagggggcgctgctgTTCGCCGTCCTGCTCAACCTGAAGCACATCTACCTGTACGTGGCTCCGGCCTACGGCATCTACCTGCTGAGGAGTTACTGCTTCACTCAGGACAACAAAG ACGGGTCTGTCAGGTGGAGGAGTTTCAGTCCGCTCCGTCTGCTGGCTCTGGGCGGCATCGTGGCCTCGGTCTGCGCTCTGTCCTTCGGCCCCTTCATCGCCATG gGTCAGCTCCCTCAGGTCCTGTCCCGTCTCTTCCCCTTTAAGCGGGGCCTCTGTCATGCCTACTGGGCCCCCAACGTCTGGGCCCTCTACAACATGCTGGACAAAAGCCTGGCGATGCTCG GTGTTCGTCTGAAGCTGCTGGGGGAGGCGGAGCTTCCTCGAGCCTCCATGACGGGCGGGTTGGTTCAGGAGTTTCAGCACTCGGTCCTCCCCTCcgtctctccctccatcacacTCGTCTGCACTCTGCTCGCCATCCTG CCGGCGGTGGCGTCCATCTGGCGGCGTCCTCGCGGTGCTCGGGGTTTTCTGCGCTGCCTGCTGCTCTGCGCTCTGGGCTCCTTCATGTTCGGCTGGCACGTCCACGAGAAGGCCGTCCTCATCGCCATCCTGCCTCTCAG CATCCTGGCGGTTGAGAGCAGAGAGGATGCTGGGATCTTCCTGGTTCTGACCACCACAGGTCATTACTCCCTGTTCCCGCTGATCTTCACCCCCGCAG agcTGCCCATCAAAGTGGTTCTGATGCTGATGTTCACGATCTACTCCTTCACTGCTCTGAGGAAACTTTACAG TGGTCAGGGGTCTCTGCTCCGTCCTCTGGAGTCCGTCTACCTGCTGGGACTGGTTGCCGTGGCGATCGCCTGCGAGATCCTCTTCCCTCTGTCGCCGTGGCAACAGAAGCTGCCCTTCCTCCCCCTGCTGGTGACGTCGGTGTACTGCTCTGTGGGCGTCTGTTACTCCTTCCTGCGTCTGTATGTCAGTCTGctgaggcaggaggaggagaagcccAAACAGCTGTGA
- the alg8 gene encoding probable dolichyl pyrophosphate Glc1Man9GlcNAc2 alpha-1,3-glucosyltransferase isoform X2 — MAAPAADSWSWFPALALGVSFLKCLLISAYHSTDFEVHRNWLAITHSLPVSRWYHEDTSEWTLDYPPLFAWFEFGLSHVAQHFDRNMLVVQNLDYASPSTVLFQRLSVIFTDVVFIYAARECCRCVQGQKGSRDVLNRPSFVLAVLLLWNFGLLIVDHIHFQYNGFLFGFLLLSVAKHLQSCHLQGALLFAVLLNLKHIYLYVAPAYGIYLLRSYCFTQDNKDGSVRWRSFSPLRLLALGGIVASVCALSFGPFIAMGQLPQVLSRLFPFKRGLCHAYWAPNVWALYNMLDKSLAMLGVRLKLLGEAELPRASMTGGLVQEFQHSVLPSVSPSITLVCTLLAILPAVASIWRRPRGARGFLRCLLLCALGSFMFGWHVHEKAVLIAILPLSILAVESREDAGIFLVLTTTGHYSLFPLIFTPAELPIKVVLMLMFTIYSFTALRKLYSRNQWARS, encoded by the exons ATGGCGGCGCCCGCGGCGGACAGTTGGAGCTGGTTCCCAGCGTTAGCACTGGGAGTTTCCTTCCTGAAATGTCTGCTTATCAGCGCCTA TCATTCCACAGACTTCGAGGTGCACAGGAACTGGCTGGCCATCACGCACAGTCTGCCGGTGTCCAGGTGGTACCACGAG GACACGTCGGAGTGGACTCTGGACTACCCGCCGCTGTTCGCCTGGTTCGAGTTCGGCCTGTCCCACGTGGCTCAGCACTTCGACAGAAACATGCTGGTGGTGCAGAATCTGGACTACGCCAGCCCGTCTACTGTACTCTTCCAGAGGCTGTCGGTCATCTTCACTGATGTGGTTTTTATCTACGCTGCCAGAGA gtgctGCAGGTGTGTTCAGGGGCAGAAAGGCTCTCGGGACGTTTTGAACCGCCCGTCCTTCGTCCTGGCTGTTCTGCTGCTCTGGAACTTCGGCCTCCTCATCGTCGACC ACATTCATTTCCAGTATAACGGCTTCTTGTTTGGTTTCCTGCTGCTGTCGGTGGCCAAACACCTGCAG TCGTGCCAcctgcagggggcgctgctgTTCGCCGTCCTGCTCAACCTGAAGCACATCTACCTGTACGTGGCTCCGGCCTACGGCATCTACCTGCTGAGGAGTTACTGCTTCACTCAGGACAACAAAG ACGGGTCTGTCAGGTGGAGGAGTTTCAGTCCGCTCCGTCTGCTGGCTCTGGGCGGCATCGTGGCCTCGGTCTGCGCTCTGTCCTTCGGCCCCTTCATCGCCATG gGTCAGCTCCCTCAGGTCCTGTCCCGTCTCTTCCCCTTTAAGCGGGGCCTCTGTCATGCCTACTGGGCCCCCAACGTCTGGGCCCTCTACAACATGCTGGACAAAAGCCTGGCGATGCTCG GTGTTCGTCTGAAGCTGCTGGGGGAGGCGGAGCTTCCTCGAGCCTCCATGACGGGCGGGTTGGTTCAGGAGTTTCAGCACTCGGTCCTCCCCTCcgtctctccctccatcacacTCGTCTGCACTCTGCTCGCCATCCTG CCGGCGGTGGCGTCCATCTGGCGGCGTCCTCGCGGTGCTCGGGGTTTTCTGCGCTGCCTGCTGCTCTGCGCTCTGGGCTCCTTCATGTTCGGCTGGCACGTCCACGAGAAGGCCGTCCTCATCGCCATCCTGCCTCTCAG CATCCTGGCGGTTGAGAGCAGAGAGGATGCTGGGATCTTCCTGGTTCTGACCACCACAGGTCATTACTCCCTGTTCCCGCTGATCTTCACCCCCGCAG agcTGCCCATCAAAGTGGTTCTGATGCTGATGTTCACGATCTACTCCTTCACTGCTCTGAGGAAACTTTACAG caggaaccaatgggctcgcagctga
- the guca1d gene encoding guanylate cyclase activator 1d codes for MGNHGSNLDDILAEDMHHWYNKFMRESPSGLITLFELKAILGLKGMSENANSYVDQVFFTFDMDGDGYIDFVEYIAAVSLMLKGEINQKLKWYFKLFDQDGNGKIDREELETIFSAIQDITRNRDIDPEEIVSLIFERIDVKGEGEMTLEEFIEGAKDHEDIMDMLKKMMDLTPVLVIIVEGRAG; via the exons ATGGGGAACCACGGCTCGAACCTGGACGACATCCTGGCGGAGGACATGCACCACTGGTACAACAAGTTCATGCGAGAGTCTCCGTCGGGCCTCATCACGCTGTTCGAGCTGAAGGCCATCCTGGGCCTGAAGGGCATGAGCGAGAACGCCAACAGCTACGTGGACCAGGTCTTCTTCACCTTCGACATGGACGGG gACGGTTATATCGACTTTGTGGAGTACATCGCAGCCGTCAGTCTGATGCTGAAAGGAGAAATCAACCAGAAACTAAAGTGGTACTTTAAACTGTTCGACCAGGACGGCAACGGAAAGATCGACAGGGAAGAACTGGAGACCATCTTCTCG GCCATCCAGGACATCACACGCAACAGAGACATCGACCCCGAGGAAATCGTCTCGCTCATATTTGAGAGGATCGATGTGAAGGGAGAAG GTGAGATGACTCTGGAGGAGTTCATCGAGGGAGCCAAAGACCACGAGGACATCATGGACATGCTGAAGAAAATGATGGACCTGACGCCGGTGTTAGTCATCATCGTGGAGGGCCGGGCGGGATGA